TCTATCACGTGGTGGAACATTTCAGTTACCATCTGGGACAAATTCTCTACATTTATAAGATGCGGACGGGGCGGGATCCGGGCTTCTACCGGCATCTGTCACGTGGGCTCTCACACCGTGACAAACCAGGCGGCGAACATCCAGCCTTGGACGAGCGCGGCAAAAAGAGCGGCGGCGACGGGATTTCGGACGTGCCGGCCGACGAGGCCGGTAGCAATCCATAGTGTCAGCCAGAATACGAGAAACAATCCGAGAAGAAGGACGATGAAGGCGGACTGCCGATTCAGCAACAGGACCCCGGTCGCGATCGAAGCGGCGATCAAGGTCCGGGTCACAACTGCGATACCGGCATTCCGCCATCGGGCACCAATCTCTCGCGTTATCGTTTCGTCGAACAGATAGAGCGGGAATGACGCTGCGGAAATCACGAGAAAACGCCACCAACGCCCATCCGAAAGCGACATGTGAATGAAATGGGAACCCGCGATCAAACCCAATAACACGATAACGAATGCCGACGCCATGATGGCCTTGACGATTGCCTTCGGATCGCCGGAGGGCAGCTGTTTCTTCGCCGTAAGAATCGCAACCAGCACGACTCCGGCAACGAAGAAGAAACTCACTAGGTAATCCATCGCGAACAGCCGGACAAAGCGGAGGACCACGACATATTTCTGCACGACCACCGCCGCTCCCCCCGCGACGACGTAGCACAGAACCACATCGGCTTTCGAAAAGGGAAGCGTTTGCGCGATCGCCGGACGTTTCGGAAGCAGCACGATCCCCAGAGTGCTTGCGGCCGCGAACATCAAGCCCAGCCATGCGAGCCGCCGGCCGGTGCGCAGCTTGTCAGGATCGCCGCCCAGCCACTTCACGATCTCGCGGATCTGGTCCGGCTTCATAAGCGCTGATGAGTGCATGCCCCAGGTGAATTTCCGCCATTCCGCACCATCCAGATGGGGTGCGAAGGCATTGACTGCGGGGATGTCCCAGGTTTCGCTCGTGACGAGTGTGTTTTCGAACTTCAGATCATTTACTGCCGTAGTGCCGGGCGATATCAGAACGAGTTTCCGGAATTTCGCGTGGTGCGCCAGATCGATCAGGAGCGACGCGCCCATCGAGTGGCCGATCGCAATGTCCGGATTAAGAAGGGACACGGCCTGGTCGAGAACTCTGTCGGCCAGCACGGCATTGAAACCGACGTTCGAATCTCCATGGCCGGGCAAGTCGATGGCATAAGCCTCAAATCCCGCATCGGCAAGGGCAGCGCAGAAAATCTGCATGAAAGCCTTGTTCGAATTCAGACCATGCACGACCAGAACGCGCGGCGCCGCTTGCGCACCTGAAAAATAGCGGAAGTAGGGAGTCGGCGGCTGAGTTGGCAGTGTTCCTGTCTCCCGGCGCGGTTCCAGGGCGTCAGTTCGCATGATGCTCAAGGAAAAGAGGACCACTGCCAGTCCGCCTATCCAGAGCCGTAAATGAAGCCGGGGTGCGTTTCTCAAGCCTTCATTCTAGCCTGCGCCTTGTACCGTCCGCGCCGGATCTGCCATACTTCGCAAAATTGGACATTCAACCTGACGAAGCACGAATCCAAAACAGAAACCCAGATAGGAGAATTTCATGAGCCTGCGAACCACGCGTTTTATTTTTCTCATAACATCGATTCTCATCGCTTCCATGCTTCGCGCCCAAACGGCGCCGGCTCCCGCGCCCGCCTACGGCATGCCCATCGCTGTCGACGCCGCCAGGAAAGTCGCTGCTGCCGCCGTTGCCGAAGCTCGAAAACACAGCTTCATGATGGCGGTGGCTGTCGTGGATACTGCGGGCAATCTCGTCTACTTTGAAAAAATGGACGGCACGCAGACAGGCAGCGTCAACGTCGCGATCGAGAAGGCACGCTCCGCGGCGCTGTTCAGACGGCCAACCAAGGTGTTTCAGGACGCTGTGGCCCAGGGCGGTATCGGGCTGCGCATGCTTGGCCTTCCTGGAGCGGTGCCGGTTGAAGGCGGTATTCCGTTAATGGAAGGCGGGAAGGTTGTCGGCGCGATCGGAGCATCGGGTGGCACCAGTGTCGAAGACGGGCAGACCGCGCAGGCCGGAGCCAACCTCATGAAGTAGGGAAGAGAACAGCCACAAGAGGAACATGGCTTGTGAGCGACCCCCTGCCGCCGCGCTTGCGGCGGCTGTCACCCTGTATCAGGGGGACAGTAACTCCCCCCTGATACAGGGTGATACAGGGGCAGCCTTCTGAACAAGCTGATTTGCGTAAAGGTGCGTATTGGACAGTAACTCTCCCCCTGATACAGGGGGAGAGCCGCGAAGCGGCAGGGGGTCGCTCACAAGCCCTGTTCCTTTTTTCTCTAATTCTTTGTCGAAATTTTCTCGCCAAGCGGAACCTGGGCGACAATCTTCAGTCCGTAGGCCTCAAGCGCCACCAGCTTTCGCGGATGATTCGTCAGGATCCGCATGGTGCGGACATTCAGCGCTGCCAGAATCTGCGCTCCGATACCGTACTCACGCTGTTCGCCGCGCAATCCGATGGTCTCGTTCGAATCGCTGCCGTGCTTGCCATGGAACTCCAGCAATGCGCTGCTGTCGCGGGTGCGGCCCATCTCATTCAAATAGAGCAGGATTCCGCGCCCGGCATCCGCGATCGTCTGCATCGCCCGATCCATCTGTTCATGGCAGCGGCAGGCCGGCGATCCGAAAACATGCCCCGTCAGGCAGTGCGTCTGCACACGAACCAGGACATCCTCGCCGTTCTCGATGTTGCCGCGAACGAGGGCAATATGCG
The genomic region above belongs to Terriglobia bacterium and contains:
- a CDS encoding heme-binding protein translates to MSLRTTRFIFLITSILIASMLRAQTAPAPAPAYGMPIAVDAARKVAAAAVAEARKHSFMMAVAVVDTAGNLVYFEKMDGTQTGSVNVAIEKARSAALFRRPTKVFQDAVAQGGIGLRMLGLPGAVPVEGGIPLMEGGKVVGAIGASGGTSVEDGQTAQAGANLMK
- a CDS encoding alpha/beta fold hydrolase; its protein translation is MRTDALEPRRETGTLPTQPPTPYFRYFSGAQAAPRVLVVHGLNSNKAFMQIFCAALADAGFEAYAIDLPGHGDSNVGFNAVLADRVLDQAVSLLNPDIAIGHSMGASLLIDLAHHAKFRKLVLISPGTTAVNDLKFENTLVTSETWDIPAVNAFAPHLDGAEWRKFTWGMHSSALMKPDQIREIVKWLGGDPDKLRTGRRLAWLGLMFAAASTLGIVLLPKRPAIAQTLPFSKADVVLCYVVAGGAAVVVQKYVVVLRFVRLFAMDYLVSFFFVAGVVLVAILTAKKQLPSGDPKAIVKAIMASAFVIVLLGLIAGSHFIHMSLSDGRWWRFLVISAASFPLYLFDETITREIGARWRNAGIAVVTRTLIAASIATGVLLLNRQSAFIVLLLGLFLVFWLTLWIATGLVGRHVRNPVAAALFAALVQGWMFAAWFVTV